Genomic window (candidate division KSB1 bacterium):
TTTTCAACGTGTCCTTTTCACTCCTGCCGCCGATAGTAAATGCCAGAGCAGATGTGGTGGGAACGGCCCCCATTGTGCGCGCTTTTGTCTTATCGCACAAACATATCCTCGACTTTGACAATCTGCACGTCCTCAGGGCGCACGGGCAAGAAGTAGGTGGCTATCTCCTTGTCCTCGTCCAGAACGGCCTTTGGCTTGGGCGTGACGTACTTCATGGGGCTGGGCGAATTGCTTATGAGCGCGCTCCTGAGGGTCTCAGCGTCTTTGGTTACCATGACTATCTTGAGATTATGATACTGCAGGTGTCTCCGCACGGCCTCGTTCACCTGACTCAGTGTCAGCTGGCCAATGTGCTTGGGGAATTCCTGGAGGAAGTTCTCGTCGAGTCCATAGAACACGTCGTCCAGGGCGTAGCCAAGCCGCTCCATGGTTGTGGGTGCAAAGTGGAGATAGTATTTTTCCAGGAATTGGGAGGTGAGCTGAAACTGCTCCTCGGTCAGGCCGTTTTCCACCAGTTTCTGCAACTCCCGCACTGCGGCGCGAAGGGCGAAGTGCCGTGCTTCGTTGCGGACCGGCCGGATCCAGACCTGAAAAATCTGCTGTCGACGGGCTACATTGCTGGGCGGAAACTGCCGGCGACTCCCCTGTGGGAATGCCTCGATATAGGAGTAGTCACCATAGTTCATGCCTCGTGCCTCGCGGATCACTTGATACAGGTGGCTGCTGGAATTGCGATGCTCACCCAGCCAGGAGTTTGCCAGCCACAAGGCATGAAAATCCGCATCGCCACGTACTATTTGCAGGGGGAAGCCAAAACTGATGGCGGTAGACTCGGTGTCCTTCTCGATCAGCAGCACCTCAAGCCCGCGGATGGGGTCCGGCTTCGGACGCGGGACCTGCTCAGGTATGCCAGCTGGGAGGCGTGAGAGTTTATTGCGCAGGCGATCAACAAATGCCTTGTCGAAAGAACCTCCCACCCCAATGACCACATTGTCCCTGGTGTAGAATGTGCGATAAAACGCCCGCACGTCATCCAAAGTAATGCTCTTCAGCGATTCAAGGAGGCCCGCAACGGGGTGAGCATACCGGGTGCCAGCGAAAATGAACTGGCTCAAGGCCTCCTTGCCCAGCTCCTCGTCGTCCTGGTAGCGCAGGGTGCGCTCCAAGTAGTTGAGCTGCTGACTCTTGAGGCGGGCAAAGTCATCCTCTCGGAAGGCGGGTTCCAAGACCGCCTCGAGCAGAAGAGCCGTATAGTCCTCGAGGTTATCCTTGTGCACCCGTCCCATGACCACGGTCATCTCCTTGTCCACCTGCGCTTCGTACCCCGCGGCCATGGGGTAGAGCTTCTCCAGTATCTGCTCGTAGCTATTTTTTCGGGTGGAGGCATCGGTGAGCATCTGGGCCGTGAGCGCAGCTAATCCTTCCTTGCCCGGGGGA
Coding sequences:
- a CDS encoding insulinase family protein; the encoded protein is MKGMIFPALVAVTMLISCSSTKKIEVVTLPVPSDPTISIRLWFKVGSQNDPPGKEGLAALTAQMLTDASTRKNSYEQILEKLYPMAAGYEAQVDKEMTVVMGRVHKDNLEDYTALLLEAVLEPAFREDDFARLKSQQLNYLERTLRYQDDEELGKEALSQFIFAGTRYAHPVAGLLESLKSITLDDVRAFYRTFYTRDNVVIGVGGSFDKAFVDRLRNKLSRLPAGIPEQVPRPKPDPIRGLEVLLIEKDTESTAISFGFPLQIVRGDADFHALWLANSWLGEHRNSSSHLYQVIREARGMNYGDYSYIEAFPQGSRRQFPPSNVARRQQIFQVWIRPVRNEARHFALRAAVRELQKLVENGLTEEQFQLTSQFLEKYYLHFAPTTMERLGYALDDVFYGLDENFLQEFPKHIGQLTLSQVNEAVRRHLQYHNLKIVMVTKDAETLRSALISNSPSPMKYVTPKPKAVLDEDKEIATYFLPVRPEDVQIVKVEDMFVR